Proteins co-encoded in one Salvia splendens isolate huo1 chromosome 4, SspV2, whole genome shotgun sequence genomic window:
- the LOC121798506 gene encoding coilin-like isoform X2, producing MELCKRIRVVFKDDDILSDTQKLEGLTRSWILLQPRRLHAVSDLASHLLNAFRLHQSCPNGLLLSISGFALPPFISTSILKDDEIISVKKRKHILSIEGNDAANDVQKLKVREKQSVDGGVLLLANEEFEKVKGGYESDESKKVSEDDDDEVLLDVVENSSGCKSKKKNRKRKLAESEDDEVPLEIVDDSAGRNSRKKNCKRKSVERPEGNKEKKQRSVVTGNASSDVCKEKKDASVAGDNVENKDGSAKRSDKNNDVEEPGEERTVDVQENDNETDDAKISPKETKKAPSRSARRKTKKRRWLREMANIQKKNATCESEGLRNWKEDQAKADRKKTDGQWNGQQKWKKYQADAERNKADGQPKGLLQWKISSPSNGVVKGKKHNQHNIDDFLELPKQNGDVCKQKNQNGDVQKQQNQNDDKHDQLAQMSDTLQPPSHSLHEQSGQSSSSVQECTNKKCDASKQSNHKSTEEDEVVPIEIRPGHIRFEPLEEEEAMQQDHAPLETFNWNGITSKKKGQQWGKENRRFTPINDYRTNREDFETLTKEKKKQPNEGIDFDKLPPLPGSPKEGDLIAYRVLELSSTWTPELSAHRVGKVSWYNVESNQTMLLQVPEYPIVSAEDDDDEAAQLDTSLYKEDGSLEIDFSALVDVRVLSNGGSKPGNKAVTCVKEASSNDINALKTALPVTSGEPTAEPSPDTQESDQGKERQLPNEEIGGGIWDQLSEALKAKKEQLSKVNGWDSTPKKAVVSHENSWGKNEKKVQASPGSNWDKTPQLSQDNSWEKQNIGSKSWSYKALRGSGLGQTMALLRSKRDT from the exons ATGGAATTGTGCAAGAGAATCCGAGTGGTATTTAAAGATGACGACATTTTGAGCGACACCCAGAAATTGGAGGGCTTGACCCGCAGCTGGATTCTGCTCCAACCCCGCCGCCTCCACGCCGTTTCCGACCTCGCCTCCCATCTGCTCAACGCTTTCCGTCTCCACCAATCCTGCCCCAACGGCCTCCTCCTCTCC ATATCTGGCTTTGCCTTGCCGCCATTTATATCTACCAGCATTTTGAAAGATGATGAGATTATCAG TGTGAAGAAAAGGAAACACATTTTGTCAATAGAAGGAAACGATGCTGCTAATGATGTTCAGAAATTGAAAGTTCGGGAGAAACAATCTGTTGATGGTGGTGTATTGCTTTTAGCAAATGAGGAGTTTGAGAAAGTAAAAGGTGGTTATGAAAGTGATGAATCCAAAAAGGTatctgaagatgatgatgatgaagtcCTGTTGGATGTGGTTGAAAATTCTTCAGGTTGTAagtcaaaaaagaaaaaccgCAAAAGAAAATTAGCGGAATCTGAAGATGATGAAGTCCCATTGGAAATTGTCGATGATTCTGCAGGTCGAAATTCAAGAAAGAAAAACTGTAAAAGAAAATCAGTGGAGAGGCCAGAAGGCAATAA GGAGAAGAAACAGCGTTCTGTGGTTACGGGAAATGCTTCCAGTGATGTTTGTAAAGAGAAAAAAGATGCTTCTGTAGCTGGAGATAACGTGGAAAACAAAGATGGGTCTGCTAAGCGTAGTGATAAAAATAACGATGTCGAGGAGCCTGGTGAGGAGAG AACTGTTGATGTTCAAGAGAACGACAATGAGACTGATGATGCCAAAATTTCCCCCAAGGAAACAAAAAAG GCTCCAAGTAGAAGTGCTAGGCGGAAGACTAAAAAAAGACGTTGGTTGCGTGAAATGGCAAACATTCAGAAGAAAAATGCAACCTGTGAATCAGAGGGTCTT CGAAACTGGAAAGAGGATCAAGCTAAAGCTGACAGAAAAAAGACGGATGGCCAATGGAATGGACAG CAAAAGTGGAAAAAATACCAAGCTGATGCTGAAAGGAACAAAGCAGATGGTCAGCCGAAAGGACTA CTACAGTGGAAGATATCTTCCCCAAGCAATGGGGTTGTTAAGGGAAAAAAGCATAACCAACATAACATTGATGACTTTCTTGAACTTCCAAAACAAAATGGCGATGTATGCAAGCAGAAAAATCAAAATGGAGATGTACAAAAGCAGCAAAATCAAAACGACGATAAACATGATCAGCTGGCCCAAATGAGTGACACATTACAGCCGCCGAGCCACAGTTTGCATGAGCAATCAGGTCAGAGTAGTTCATCTGTACAAGAAtgtacaaataaaaaatgtgatgCATCAAAGCAATCAAATCACAAAAGTACCGAGGAGGATGAAGTTGTTCCCATTGAAATAAGGCCAGGACATATCCGCTTTGAACCTTTGGAAGAAG AAGAAGCTATGCAGCAAGATCATGCACCTCTG GAAACCTTTAATTGGAATGGAATTACTAGCAAGAAGAAAGGCCAACAGTGGGGGAAGGAAAACCGTAGATTCACTCCTATAAATGACTACAGAACAAACAGAGAGGATTTCGAAACACTGactaaagagaaaaagaaacaaCCAAATGAGGGAATCGACTTTGATAAGCTTCCACCTCTTCCTGGCTCGCCAAAG GAAGGAGATCTCATTGCATATCGAGTTCTGGAATTATCATCAACATGGACCCCTGAGCTTTCTGCCCATCGA GTTGGAAAGGTGTCTTGGTACAATGTGGAATCCAACCAAACAATGTTACTGCAAGTACCAGAATATCCAATCGTTTCTGcggaagatgatgatgatgaagctGCACAACTTGATACTTCACTTTATAAAGAAGATGGTTCTTTGGAG ATTGATTTTTCAGCACTCGTTGACGTCCGTGTCCTCAGCAATGGGGGATCAAAACCAGGAAACAAAGCTGTTACATGTGTGAAGGAAGCATCTTCAAATGATATAAATGCTCTGAAGACAGCGTTGCCTGTCACCAGTGGTGAACCAACAGCCGAACCCAGCCCAG ATACTCAAGAATCAGACCAGGGTAAAGAGAGACAGCTGCCTAATGAAG AAATTGGCGGGGGCATCTGGGACCAATTGAGCGAGGCTCTAAAAGCCAAAAAGGAGCAACTATCCAAGGTAAATGGTTGGGACAGTACCCCCAAGAAGGCGGTGGTCTCTCATGAGAATAGTTGGGGGAAGAATGAGAAAAAGGTGCAAGCATCACCTGGAAGTAACTGGGACAAGACACCACAGCTGTCGCAGGACAATAGTTGGGAAAAGCAGAATATAGGCAGTAAATCATGGTCGTATAAAGCTCTGAGAGGCAGCGGACTTGGTCAAACGATGGCTTTGCTGAGGTCGAAGAGGGATACATGA
- the LOC121799254 gene encoding uncharacterized protein LOC121799254: MIQAAAMRRSSFFSLSSQLQQCRGIRVKVINSNLDQALILMQRKMQSSGIERMIKQEQLTHVKNSEKRVLAKKNLERKIRAQDLARKLKTILVQKVRGL, translated from the exons ATGATTCAGGCAGCGGCGATGCGGCGGAGCTCCTTCTTTTCCTTGAGTTCTCAGCTCCAGCAATGCAGGGGCATCCGAGTCAAAGTTATAAACAGCAATTTAGATCAGGCTCTGATCTTAATGCAGCGGAAGATGCAGTCCAGCGGCATCGAGCGAATGATAAAGCAGGAACAGCTCACCCATGTTAAAAATTCCGAGAAGCGCGTTTTGGCCAAGAAGAATTTGGAGCGCAAGATTCGTGCGCAGGATCTCGCCCGCAAGCTCAAGACGATTCTGGTTCAGAAAGTCAG GGGTCTATAA
- the LOC121798506 gene encoding coilin-like isoform X1, which produces MELCKRIRVVFKDDDILSDTQKLEGLTRSWILLQPRRLHAVSDLASHLLNAFRLHQSCPNGLLLSISGFALPPFISTSILKDDEIISVKKRKHILSIEGNDAANDVQKLKVREKQSVDGGVLLLANEEFEKVKGGYESDESKKVSEDDDDEVLLDVVENSSGCKSKKKNRKRKLAESEDDEVPLEIVDDSAGRNSRKKNCKRKSVERPEGNKEKKQRSVVTGNASSDVCKEKKDASVAGDNVENKDGSAKRSDKNNDVEEPGEERTVDVQENDNETDDAKISPKETKKAPSRSARRKTKKRRWLREMANIQKKNATCESEGLRNWKEDQAKADRKKTDGQWNGQQKWKKYQADAERNKADGQPKGLLSVQLQWKISSPSNGVVKGKKHNQHNIDDFLELPKQNGDVCKQKNQNGDVQKQQNQNDDKHDQLAQMSDTLQPPSHSLHEQSGQSSSSVQECTNKKCDASKQSNHKSTEEDEVVPIEIRPGHIRFEPLEEEEAMQQDHAPLETFNWNGITSKKKGQQWGKENRRFTPINDYRTNREDFETLTKEKKKQPNEGIDFDKLPPLPGSPKEGDLIAYRVLELSSTWTPELSAHRVGKVSWYNVESNQTMLLQVPEYPIVSAEDDDDEAAQLDTSLYKEDGSLEIDFSALVDVRVLSNGGSKPGNKAVTCVKEASSNDINALKTALPVTSGEPTAEPSPDTQESDQGKERQLPNEEIGGGIWDQLSEALKAKKEQLSKVNGWDSTPKKAVVSHENSWGKNEKKVQASPGSNWDKTPQLSQDNSWEKQNIGSKSWSYKALRGSGLGQTMALLRSKRDT; this is translated from the exons ATGGAATTGTGCAAGAGAATCCGAGTGGTATTTAAAGATGACGACATTTTGAGCGACACCCAGAAATTGGAGGGCTTGACCCGCAGCTGGATTCTGCTCCAACCCCGCCGCCTCCACGCCGTTTCCGACCTCGCCTCCCATCTGCTCAACGCTTTCCGTCTCCACCAATCCTGCCCCAACGGCCTCCTCCTCTCC ATATCTGGCTTTGCCTTGCCGCCATTTATATCTACCAGCATTTTGAAAGATGATGAGATTATCAG TGTGAAGAAAAGGAAACACATTTTGTCAATAGAAGGAAACGATGCTGCTAATGATGTTCAGAAATTGAAAGTTCGGGAGAAACAATCTGTTGATGGTGGTGTATTGCTTTTAGCAAATGAGGAGTTTGAGAAAGTAAAAGGTGGTTATGAAAGTGATGAATCCAAAAAGGTatctgaagatgatgatgatgaagtcCTGTTGGATGTGGTTGAAAATTCTTCAGGTTGTAagtcaaaaaagaaaaaccgCAAAAGAAAATTAGCGGAATCTGAAGATGATGAAGTCCCATTGGAAATTGTCGATGATTCTGCAGGTCGAAATTCAAGAAAGAAAAACTGTAAAAGAAAATCAGTGGAGAGGCCAGAAGGCAATAA GGAGAAGAAACAGCGTTCTGTGGTTACGGGAAATGCTTCCAGTGATGTTTGTAAAGAGAAAAAAGATGCTTCTGTAGCTGGAGATAACGTGGAAAACAAAGATGGGTCTGCTAAGCGTAGTGATAAAAATAACGATGTCGAGGAGCCTGGTGAGGAGAG AACTGTTGATGTTCAAGAGAACGACAATGAGACTGATGATGCCAAAATTTCCCCCAAGGAAACAAAAAAG GCTCCAAGTAGAAGTGCTAGGCGGAAGACTAAAAAAAGACGTTGGTTGCGTGAAATGGCAAACATTCAGAAGAAAAATGCAACCTGTGAATCAGAGGGTCTT CGAAACTGGAAAGAGGATCAAGCTAAAGCTGACAGAAAAAAGACGGATGGCCAATGGAATGGACAG CAAAAGTGGAAAAAATACCAAGCTGATGCTGAAAGGAACAAAGCAGATGGTCAGCCGAAAGGACTA TTGTCTGTCCAGCTACAGTGGAAGATATCTTCCCCAAGCAATGGGGTTGTTAAGGGAAAAAAGCATAACCAACATAACATTGATGACTTTCTTGAACTTCCAAAACAAAATGGCGATGTATGCAAGCAGAAAAATCAAAATGGAGATGTACAAAAGCAGCAAAATCAAAACGACGATAAACATGATCAGCTGGCCCAAATGAGTGACACATTACAGCCGCCGAGCCACAGTTTGCATGAGCAATCAGGTCAGAGTAGTTCATCTGTACAAGAAtgtacaaataaaaaatgtgatgCATCAAAGCAATCAAATCACAAAAGTACCGAGGAGGATGAAGTTGTTCCCATTGAAATAAGGCCAGGACATATCCGCTTTGAACCTTTGGAAGAAG AAGAAGCTATGCAGCAAGATCATGCACCTCTG GAAACCTTTAATTGGAATGGAATTACTAGCAAGAAGAAAGGCCAACAGTGGGGGAAGGAAAACCGTAGATTCACTCCTATAAATGACTACAGAACAAACAGAGAGGATTTCGAAACACTGactaaagagaaaaagaaacaaCCAAATGAGGGAATCGACTTTGATAAGCTTCCACCTCTTCCTGGCTCGCCAAAG GAAGGAGATCTCATTGCATATCGAGTTCTGGAATTATCATCAACATGGACCCCTGAGCTTTCTGCCCATCGA GTTGGAAAGGTGTCTTGGTACAATGTGGAATCCAACCAAACAATGTTACTGCAAGTACCAGAATATCCAATCGTTTCTGcggaagatgatgatgatgaagctGCACAACTTGATACTTCACTTTATAAAGAAGATGGTTCTTTGGAG ATTGATTTTTCAGCACTCGTTGACGTCCGTGTCCTCAGCAATGGGGGATCAAAACCAGGAAACAAAGCTGTTACATGTGTGAAGGAAGCATCTTCAAATGATATAAATGCTCTGAAGACAGCGTTGCCTGTCACCAGTGGTGAACCAACAGCCGAACCCAGCCCAG ATACTCAAGAATCAGACCAGGGTAAAGAGAGACAGCTGCCTAATGAAG AAATTGGCGGGGGCATCTGGGACCAATTGAGCGAGGCTCTAAAAGCCAAAAAGGAGCAACTATCCAAGGTAAATGGTTGGGACAGTACCCCCAAGAAGGCGGTGGTCTCTCATGAGAATAGTTGGGGGAAGAATGAGAAAAAGGTGCAAGCATCACCTGGAAGTAACTGGGACAAGACACCACAGCTGTCGCAGGACAATAGTTGGGAAAAGCAGAATATAGGCAGTAAATCATGGTCGTATAAAGCTCTGAGAGGCAGCGGACTTGGTCAAACGATGGCTTTGCTGAGGTCGAAGAGGGATACATGA
- the LOC121798506 gene encoding coilin-like isoform X3: MELCKRIRVVFKDDDILSDTQKLEGLTRSWILLQPRRLHAVSDLASHLLNAFRLHQSCPNGLLLSISGFALPPFISTSILKDDEIISVKKRKHILSIEGNDAANDVQKLKVREKQSVDGGVLLLANEEFEKVKGGYESDESKKVSEDDDDEVLLDVVENSSGCKSKKKNRKRKLAESEDDEVPLEIVDDSAGRNSRKKNCKRKSVERPEGNKEKKQRSVVTGNASSDVCKEKKDASVAGDNVENKDGSAKRSDKNNDVEEPGEERTVDVQENDNETDDAKISPKETKKAPSRSARRKTKKRRWLREMANIQKKNATCESEGLRNWKEDQAKADRKKTDGQWNGQQKWKKYQADAERNKADGQPKGLWKISSPSNGVVKGKKHNQHNIDDFLELPKQNGDVCKQKNQNGDVQKQQNQNDDKHDQLAQMSDTLQPPSHSLHEQSGQSSSSVQECTNKKCDASKQSNHKSTEEDEVVPIEIRPGHIRFEPLEEEEAMQQDHAPLETFNWNGITSKKKGQQWGKENRRFTPINDYRTNREDFETLTKEKKKQPNEGIDFDKLPPLPGSPKEGDLIAYRVLELSSTWTPELSAHRVGKVSWYNVESNQTMLLQVPEYPIVSAEDDDDEAAQLDTSLYKEDGSLEIDFSALVDVRVLSNGGSKPGNKAVTCVKEASSNDINALKTALPVTSGEPTAEPSPDTQESDQGKERQLPNEEIGGGIWDQLSEALKAKKEQLSKVNGWDSTPKKAVVSHENSWGKNEKKVQASPGSNWDKTPQLSQDNSWEKQNIGSKSWSYKALRGSGLGQTMALLRSKRDT; the protein is encoded by the exons ATGGAATTGTGCAAGAGAATCCGAGTGGTATTTAAAGATGACGACATTTTGAGCGACACCCAGAAATTGGAGGGCTTGACCCGCAGCTGGATTCTGCTCCAACCCCGCCGCCTCCACGCCGTTTCCGACCTCGCCTCCCATCTGCTCAACGCTTTCCGTCTCCACCAATCCTGCCCCAACGGCCTCCTCCTCTCC ATATCTGGCTTTGCCTTGCCGCCATTTATATCTACCAGCATTTTGAAAGATGATGAGATTATCAG TGTGAAGAAAAGGAAACACATTTTGTCAATAGAAGGAAACGATGCTGCTAATGATGTTCAGAAATTGAAAGTTCGGGAGAAACAATCTGTTGATGGTGGTGTATTGCTTTTAGCAAATGAGGAGTTTGAGAAAGTAAAAGGTGGTTATGAAAGTGATGAATCCAAAAAGGTatctgaagatgatgatgatgaagtcCTGTTGGATGTGGTTGAAAATTCTTCAGGTTGTAagtcaaaaaagaaaaaccgCAAAAGAAAATTAGCGGAATCTGAAGATGATGAAGTCCCATTGGAAATTGTCGATGATTCTGCAGGTCGAAATTCAAGAAAGAAAAACTGTAAAAGAAAATCAGTGGAGAGGCCAGAAGGCAATAA GGAGAAGAAACAGCGTTCTGTGGTTACGGGAAATGCTTCCAGTGATGTTTGTAAAGAGAAAAAAGATGCTTCTGTAGCTGGAGATAACGTGGAAAACAAAGATGGGTCTGCTAAGCGTAGTGATAAAAATAACGATGTCGAGGAGCCTGGTGAGGAGAG AACTGTTGATGTTCAAGAGAACGACAATGAGACTGATGATGCCAAAATTTCCCCCAAGGAAACAAAAAAG GCTCCAAGTAGAAGTGCTAGGCGGAAGACTAAAAAAAGACGTTGGTTGCGTGAAATGGCAAACATTCAGAAGAAAAATGCAACCTGTGAATCAGAGGGTCTT CGAAACTGGAAAGAGGATCAAGCTAAAGCTGACAGAAAAAAGACGGATGGCCAATGGAATGGACAG CAAAAGTGGAAAAAATACCAAGCTGATGCTGAAAGGAACAAAGCAGATGGTCAGCCGAAAGGACTA TGGAAGATATCTTCCCCAAGCAATGGGGTTGTTAAGGGAAAAAAGCATAACCAACATAACATTGATGACTTTCTTGAACTTCCAAAACAAAATGGCGATGTATGCAAGCAGAAAAATCAAAATGGAGATGTACAAAAGCAGCAAAATCAAAACGACGATAAACATGATCAGCTGGCCCAAATGAGTGACACATTACAGCCGCCGAGCCACAGTTTGCATGAGCAATCAGGTCAGAGTAGTTCATCTGTACAAGAAtgtacaaataaaaaatgtgatgCATCAAAGCAATCAAATCACAAAAGTACCGAGGAGGATGAAGTTGTTCCCATTGAAATAAGGCCAGGACATATCCGCTTTGAACCTTTGGAAGAAG AAGAAGCTATGCAGCAAGATCATGCACCTCTG GAAACCTTTAATTGGAATGGAATTACTAGCAAGAAGAAAGGCCAACAGTGGGGGAAGGAAAACCGTAGATTCACTCCTATAAATGACTACAGAACAAACAGAGAGGATTTCGAAACACTGactaaagagaaaaagaaacaaCCAAATGAGGGAATCGACTTTGATAAGCTTCCACCTCTTCCTGGCTCGCCAAAG GAAGGAGATCTCATTGCATATCGAGTTCTGGAATTATCATCAACATGGACCCCTGAGCTTTCTGCCCATCGA GTTGGAAAGGTGTCTTGGTACAATGTGGAATCCAACCAAACAATGTTACTGCAAGTACCAGAATATCCAATCGTTTCTGcggaagatgatgatgatgaagctGCACAACTTGATACTTCACTTTATAAAGAAGATGGTTCTTTGGAG ATTGATTTTTCAGCACTCGTTGACGTCCGTGTCCTCAGCAATGGGGGATCAAAACCAGGAAACAAAGCTGTTACATGTGTGAAGGAAGCATCTTCAAATGATATAAATGCTCTGAAGACAGCGTTGCCTGTCACCAGTGGTGAACCAACAGCCGAACCCAGCCCAG ATACTCAAGAATCAGACCAGGGTAAAGAGAGACAGCTGCCTAATGAAG AAATTGGCGGGGGCATCTGGGACCAATTGAGCGAGGCTCTAAAAGCCAAAAAGGAGCAACTATCCAAGGTAAATGGTTGGGACAGTACCCCCAAGAAGGCGGTGGTCTCTCATGAGAATAGTTGGGGGAAGAATGAGAAAAAGGTGCAAGCATCACCTGGAAGTAACTGGGACAAGACACCACAGCTGTCGCAGGACAATAGTTGGGAAAAGCAGAATATAGGCAGTAAATCATGGTCGTATAAAGCTCTGAGAGGCAGCGGACTTGGTCAAACGATGGCTTTGCTGAGGTCGAAGAGGGATACATGA
- the LOC121799253 gene encoding mitochondrial import inner membrane translocase subunit TIM22-4-like has protein sequence MTSNPDSDLPNASSSQEESKPAIETIRLPTMDEIQGQDIWNNCAVRSVMSGVMGGGLGLAMGLFLGSFDTPLLQDQMTGRQQLVYQAKQMGQRSWSNCKSFALMGFVFSLSECIVEKARAKHDITNTVVAGCVTGGTISARGGPKAACVGCAGFAAFSVAIEKVLERYT, from the exons ATGACTTCAAATCCAGATAGTGACTTGCCAAATGCTTCTTCATCACAAGAGGAATCAAAGCCCGCAATCGAGACTATACGTTTGCCTACAATGGACGAAATTCAAGGCCAGGATATATGGAATAATTGTGCTGTGCGCAGTGTTATGAGTGGAGTTATGG GAGGTGGATTGGGATTGGCAATGGGATTGTTTCTTGGATCCTTTGATACTCCACTCTTGCAAGATCAGATGACTGGTAGACAGCAACTGGTCTATCAAGCAAAGCAGATGGGTCAGAGGAGCTGGAGTAACTGCAAGTCATTTGCCCTTATGGGTTTTGTCTTCTCTCTTTCTGAATGCATCGTTGAGAAG GCCCGGGCCAAGCACGACATTACAAATACAGTAGTAGCAGGCTGTGTAACCGGAGGTACTATATCTGCTAGAG GTGGGCCAAAAGCAGCATGTGTTGGCTGTGCTGGTTTTGCTGCATTCTCGGTTGCTATAGAGAAGGTTTTGGAAAGGTATACTTGA